In Nostoc sp. UHCC 0926, a single genomic region encodes these proteins:
- a CDS encoding cytochrome P450 encodes MTLKDKVLQGHDRQLWLAPILAKVGYDTAIGKFLRLVFYYIDASIMLNAWRDFLYIRKDNIGDKYFAVDQAIMHSSHSQVKELMQTQPQLRGNDLGIIRILAPSYLLDNPLSLGTNGKEHTGLRAVFLQALPEPSQQIDFLGYLVEQSLLEAARQSKLHIGNDLPKIMLSILHQLVFQISLSEEEITASSSYIKGLVLASLPNFISKYLLAILTAPKIQHRKHLTKRYKQSAKWASYFETGAQYQLNEHQIANSLFDMIHIAGTAGTSGLLGSVIGVLCLDNALRNDVLSEVNAVWNAKESLDPDALEQSTLLNQVILETARLYPPVRFVSQLTTEAGEVEIGEQKCPFQKGTRLLGSILTANRDANRYQNPDDFDLTRNFSDILSWNGEGHERACPGRTLSIGFIKIFCLHLFKNYQWDSITEVKWDFEKVTAVTPNNLVLQGFAPRL; translated from the coding sequence ATGACACTTAAAGATAAAGTCTTACAAGGTCATGATCGCCAGCTTTGGCTTGCACCTATACTAGCCAAAGTAGGTTATGACACTGCGATCGGCAAGTTTCTGCGCTTAGTTTTTTATTATATAGATGCCTCAATCATGCTCAACGCATGGCGAGACTTTCTCTACATCCGAAAGGACAATATTGGAGACAAGTATTTTGCCGTGGATCAAGCAATTATGCATTCCTCTCATTCCCAAGTGAAGGAACTAATGCAAACCCAACCACAGCTGCGGGGAAATGATTTAGGTATCATCAGAATATTAGCTCCTAGCTACCTGCTGGATAATCCTTTGAGCTTAGGAACCAACGGTAAGGAACACACAGGACTGCGTGCTGTGTTCTTACAAGCCTTACCAGAACCGTCTCAACAGATAGACTTTTTAGGGTATCTAGTTGAGCAAAGCCTGTTAGAGGCTGCTAGACAGAGCAAATTACACATCGGCAACGATTTGCCAAAGATTATGCTGTCGATTTTGCACCAACTGGTTTTTCAGATATCTTTATCTGAGGAAGAAATCACAGCATCAAGTAGTTACATTAAAGGTTTAGTTCTCGCATCGTTGCCAAACTTTATTAGCAAGTATCTGCTGGCAATATTAACAGCACCAAAAATTCAGCATCGTAAGCATTTAACCAAGCGATATAAACAATCTGCCAAATGGGCATCTTACTTTGAAACAGGCGCTCAGTATCAGTTGAACGAACACCAAATCGCTAATAGCCTTTTCGATATGATTCATATTGCTGGTACTGCCGGCACAAGTGGACTTTTGGGATCTGTTATTGGTGTTCTATGCCTGGATAATGCCCTCAGAAATGATGTATTGTCAGAAGTCAATGCTGTTTGGAATGCCAAGGAAAGTTTAGACCCAGACGCTCTAGAACAGTCAACACTTCTCAATCAAGTGATTTTGGAAACAGCTCGTCTCTATCCACCTGTGCGATTTGTTAGCCAACTCACCACTGAAGCAGGTGAAGTTGAGATTGGAGAACAAAAATGCCCATTCCAAAAAGGTACTCGCTTACTTGGCTCTATTTTGACGGCTAATCGGGATGCCAATAGATACCAAAATCCAGATGATTTTGACCTAACACGGAATTTTTCAGATATCTTATCTTGGAACGGCGAAGGGCATGAGCGAGCCTGTCCTGGTAGAACCTTATCAATTGGCTTTATTAAGATTTTCTGTTTACATCTGTTCAAGAACTATCAATGGGACTCAATTACAGAAGTCAAGTGGGATTTTGAAAAAGTGACTGCCGTTACTCCTAATAATTTAGTGCTACAAGGTTTTGCTCCACGGCTATGA
- a CDS encoding lipoxygenase family protein, whose translation MTASSSDNSITYPSTHSLYITRQEYEYNYTYIPSIAMVDQVSAAEEFTTNWYFLLAQQLRVLFVNTLIVNRGNQGSESIRDDVERFILEALVKGAIPAQISILVRILQIIPQLLLKQISQDVRELDDLFFSILKENGLVILRDALNQVITLLYEGQPTGHATSLKDYENLFVVIGVPAIAKTYQEDEVFAYMRVAGYNPVMIERVTSPGDRFPVTDEHYQAVMGTDDSLAAAGEEGRLYLADYKILSGAINGTFPHEQKYVYAPIALFALPKGSDPTRLLRPIAIQCGQTPESDYPIITPNSGKYAWLFAKTVVQIADANFHEPITHLARTHLLVGVFAIATYRQLPLTHPLRILLRPHFDSTLAINDAAQQILIAPGGGVDRLLSASIDNSRVLTVLGLQSYGFNSAILPKQFQQRGVDDPNLLPVYPYRDDALLVWDAIHQWVWDYLNLYYLTDEDIQKDTALQAWAAEISAYDGGRIPDFGENGGIKTRNYLNDAITLIIFTASAQHAAVNFPQKDFMSYAAAIPMAGYLPASTLKREVTEQDYLNLLPPLDQAQRQYNLLSLLGSVYYNKLGEYQQGYFTDQKVKPLLQAFQSNLQQVEDTIKQRNLHRPIYEYLLPSKIPQSINI comes from the coding sequence ATGACTGCTTCATCATCAGATAATTCGATAACTTACCCAAGTACTCATAGTCTATACATCACTAGGCAAGAGTATGAATATAACTATACCTATATTCCATCTATTGCTATGGTGGATCAGGTTTCTGCTGCGGAAGAGTTCACCACTAATTGGTATTTTTTATTAGCCCAGCAGTTACGAGTTCTTTTTGTGAATACCTTGATTGTCAACAGAGGAAATCAGGGTTCTGAATCGATTCGTGATGATGTCGAAAGGTTTATTTTAGAAGCCTTGGTCAAGGGAGCAATACCAGCCCAAATCAGCATTCTGGTGAGAATCCTACAAATTATCCCCCAGTTATTGCTTAAACAGATATCTCAGGATGTTAGAGAACTGGACGATCTTTTCTTTTCTATTCTTAAAGAAAACGGACTTGTGATCCTCAGAGATGCTCTAAATCAGGTAATTACCCTTCTATATGAAGGACAACCCACAGGACATGCAACCAGTCTCAAGGACTACGAAAATTTGTTTGTGGTGATTGGTGTACCAGCGATAGCCAAAACTTACCAGGAAGATGAAGTATTTGCCTACATGCGAGTAGCTGGCTACAATCCCGTCATGATCGAGCGAGTAACCAGTCCAGGCGATCGCTTCCCAGTCACAGACGAACATTACCAAGCAGTGATGGGAACTGACGATTCATTAGCAGCCGCAGGAGAAGAAGGAAGGCTCTACTTAGCTGATTATAAAATTTTATCCGGTGCGATCAACGGTACATTCCCACATGAGCAAAAATATGTCTATGCTCCCATAGCACTGTTTGCCTTACCCAAAGGCTCAGACCCCACTCGTTTATTGCGTCCGATAGCCATTCAATGCGGTCAAACCCCAGAATCAGATTATCCAATCATTACCCCTAATTCCGGTAAATACGCTTGGCTTTTTGCCAAAACAGTTGTCCAAATAGCAGATGCCAACTTCCACGAACCGATTACTCACCTAGCAAGAACTCACCTGTTAGTTGGTGTTTTTGCGATCGCAACCTATCGACAACTGCCACTTACCCATCCCCTAAGAATTCTGCTGCGCCCGCATTTTGACAGTACCTTAGCAATTAACGATGCTGCCCAACAAATTCTGATTGCTCCTGGCGGTGGTGTCGATAGATTACTCTCAGCATCAATCGATAACTCCCGCGTTTTAACAGTGCTGGGGTTGCAAAGCTATGGGTTCAATAGTGCCATCTTGCCCAAGCAATTCCAACAGCGCGGTGTGGATGATCCCAACCTATTGCCTGTTTATCCTTATCGGGATGATGCACTATTAGTTTGGGATGCCATTCATCAATGGGTTTGGGACTATCTGAATTTATATTACCTCACCGATGAAGATATTCAGAAAGATACAGCCCTGCAAGCATGGGCAGCTGAAATATCAGCTTATGATGGTGGTCGTATCCCCGATTTTGGCGAGAATGGGGGCATCAAAACGCGAAATTACCTGAATGATGCCATTACGCTGATTATTTTCACCGCCAGCGCTCAACATGCTGCGGTTAACTTTCCGCAAAAAGATTTCATGAGCTATGCCGCAGCCATCCCAATGGCAGGTTATTTACCAGCCTCAACTCTCAAAAGAGAAGTTACTGAGCAAGACTACTTGAATTTGCTCCCCCCCTTAGATCAGGCGCAACGGCAATACAATTTACTCAGCTTATTGGGATCTGTATACTATAACAAGCTGGGCGAGTATCAGCAAGGATACTTTACAGACCAGAAAGTAAAACCATTGTTACAGGCATTCCAGAGTAATCTTCAGCAGGTAGAAGATACGATTAAGCAACGTAATTTGCACCGTCCAATTTATGAGTATCTGCTTCCTTCTAAAATTCCTCAAAGCATCAATATCTGA